The proteins below come from a single Oncorhynchus keta strain PuntledgeMale-10-30-2019 chromosome 32, Oket_V2, whole genome shotgun sequence genomic window:
- the LOC127905981 gene encoding uncharacterized protein LOC127905981: MFIQRAIKNLLENFLGLPTTPPGRDIMWNDNFNWMYRDGWGETPTSSENELWDSDSTWSRDLGEEEGAESRGRWAALLERGSFLTLQSSSSLSDDNKEALGAVCQVLTTRVGDILNSTCNDDYKARLIIQKGLDSGARERFPDSPCSSSPKDEEEVVVSVMTVSYPKPSTSTQAAWGAPAQTLDGFLPRPCLDEEEVVPSTSMKDDSVTTTHAARAAPSQTLEEEVGEAEVSEMSDSSLMPTKNRQDPLGKIPSLLPGKEDILLRSTPLGHRHEHPDSEVYSPRHHVPTGGLRVPPDKEGQ; encoded by the exons ATGTTCATCCAACGGGCCATTAAGAATCTGCTGGAGAACTTCTTGGGTCTGCCGACCACCCCACCGGGTAGAGACATTATGTGGAATGACAACTTCAACTGGATGTATAGGGACGGCTGGGGGGAGACCCCCACATCCAGCGAGAACGAGTTGTGGGACAGCGACTCCACCTGGTCACGTGAccttggagaggaggagggggcagagtccCGTGGGAGGTGGGCCGCTCTGTTAGAGAGGGGCAGCTTCCTGACCCTCCAGTCCTCCAGCTCCCTCTCTGATGACAACAAGGAGGCACTAG GGGCCGTCTGCCAGGTCCTGACCACCAGGGTGGGAGACATCCTGAACAGTACCTGCAACGACGATTACAAGGCCAGGCTCATCATCCAGAAAG GATTGGATTCCGGTGCCAGGGAAAGGTTCCCTGACTCTCCGTGTTCATCTTCCCCCAAGGACGAAGAGGAGGTGGTTGTAAGTGTCATGACTGTCTCATACCCTAAACCCTCCACCTCAACCCAGGCAGCATGGGGAGCTCCTGCCCAGACTCTGGACGGTTTTCTGCCCAGACCCTGCCTGGATGAAGAAGAGGTAGTCCCCAGCACCTCCATGAAGGACGACTCTGTGACGACCACCCATGCAGCACGGGCAGCTCCTTCCCAGACCCTGGAAGAAGAGGTGGGGGAAGCTGAGGTCTCCGAGATGAGTGACAGCTCCCTGATGCCCACCAAGAACAGACAGGACCCCCTGGGGAAGATTCCCTCCCTCCTACCAGGCAAGGAGGACATCCTCCTTCGCAGCACTCCCTTGGGCCACCGTCATGAGCACCCAGACTCTGAAGTTTATTCTCCACGGCATCATGTGCCGACTGGAGGCCTCAGAGTCCCCCCAGACAAGGAGGGCCAATGA
- the LOC127914441 gene encoding uncharacterized protein LOC127914441 → MKDLFVLVQHALKYADISVVFGLEESIQFSGEDAVKDIVKTAAKRLSLRSDSNRAQLRAARSGSEGAIRCMADTITQVIDDYSEDWRSDGHFGARRSSGSGRSHSSTSSRSDVTLTEELLAWRETLEEDLEEMADDSTGLEKTSVSSAISEKSQVISYLSESTKPISSALSKDLTSTQVRQPRTSRSFSYLGCLIVRHRLISVSLSTKKKEKEEAMQKEVRKSGNKKRGNNKNQKKNKVSPLGNDSTVVADEPKKKQALLPRITAALAKLFCFPCKKKMQKVTVQKTSLGKPAATSPNPLSK, encoded by the exons ATGAAGGATCTCTTTGTGCTGGTCCAGCATGCCCTGAAGTATGCTGACATCTCTGTCGTCTTTGGCCTGGAGGAGAGCATCCAATTCAGTGGTGAGGATGCGGTGAAGGACATTGTGAAGACTGCGGCTAAAAGATTGTCCCTGCGTTCGGACTCCAACCGGGCTCAACTGCGTGCCGCACGCTCTGGTAGCGAGGGAGCCATAAGGTGTATGGCGGACACCATCACACAAGTCATAGATGACTATTCCGAGGACTGGAGATCCGACGGCCATTTTGGAGCCAGGAGGAGCAGTGGTAGTGGGAGGTCACACTCCTCAACCTCCTCAAGGAGTGACGTCACCCTCACCGAGGAGCTCCTGGCTTGGAGGGAAACCCTAGAAGAGGACCTAGAGGAGATGGCTGATGACAGCACTGGTTTGGAAAAGACCAGTGTAAGCTCAGCCATCTCTGAAAAGTCCCAGGTAATTAGCTACCTTTCTGAAAGCACCAAGCCCATCAGCAGCGCCCTCTCCAAAGACCTCACCTCCACACAGGTGAGACAGCCAAGAACCAGTAGATCTTTTAGTTATTTGGGCTGTTTGATTGTGAGGCATCGACtcatatctgtttctctctctactaaGAAAAAAGAGAAGGAAGAAGCTATGCAGAAAGAAGTGAGGAAGTCAGGAAATAAGAAGCGAGGAAATAACAAGAACCAGAAGAAGAACAAGGTGTCTCCTCTTGGCAATGATA GTACTGTGGTTGCAGATGAGCCTAAGAAAAAACAGGCTCTCCTCCCGCGGATCACAGCTGCCCTGGCAAAACTATTTTGCTTCCCCtgcaaaaaaaaaatgcaaaaagTAACTGTGCAGAAGACGAGTTTGGGAAAACCTGCTGCCACCTCCCCCAACCCACTTTCTAAATAA